A single region of the Pogoniulus pusillus isolate bPogPus1 chromosome Z, bPogPus1.pri, whole genome shotgun sequence genome encodes:
- the GCNT4 gene encoding LOW QUALITY PROTEIN: beta-1,3-galactosyl-O-glycosyl-glycoprotein beta-1,6-N-acetylglucosaminyltransferase 4 (The sequence of the model RefSeq protein was modified relative to this genomic sequence to represent the inferred CDS: inserted 1 base in 1 codon), which yields MPQHRPALPSPQPRLLGAAPRRICKRGSGKAMPRMKRSKCLHNCPSRRKFLILCVAGWLIALLKLLHVERHLFPPKDIYLVEHFLSTSSYVKNSYLFHRNKFQYEINCSSIYEGDPHEIGRSLEVRRKEIIDLTDEDVVAMTSACDVYRSLRKYHLKPVSPEEESFPIAYSLVVHKDAIMVERLIHSLYSPQNIYCIHYDQKAAKNFKSAMNNLAECFPNVFIASKLETVDYAHISRLQADLNCLSDLVNSSVPWKYVINLCGQDFPLRSNFELVAELRKLRGGNMLETVKPSSSKRERFTYHHELREVPYEYMRMPVKTSLPKYPPPHNIQVFVGSAYFVLSRAFVQYTLESTLAMDFLEWSRDTYSPDEHFWATLVRVPGVPGEVPRSAQNITDLQSKTRLVKWNYLEGHLYPPCTGTHLRSVCIYGAAELRWLLNYGHWFANKFDSKVDPVLVKCLAEKLAERQKEYKTNISVSATSXETEVPSSQTEPRDQHNTK from the exons AATGAAGAGAAGCAAGTGTCTCCACAATTGTCCCTCACGAAGGAAGTTCCTGATCCTGTGTGTTGCTGGGTGGCTGATTGCACTGCTGAAGCTCCTCCATGTTGAAAGACACCTTTTTCCCCCTAAGGATATTTATTTGGTTGAGCACTTCCTGAGCACTTCGTCTTACGTTAAAAACAGCTATTTGTTCCATAGAAATAAGTTCCAGTATGAAATTAACTGTTCGTCTATATATGAAGGAGATCCCCATGAGATTGGCAGGAGTTTAGAGGTAAGAAGGAAGGAGATAATTGATTtaactgatgaagatgttgtaGCAATGACGAGTGCTTGTGACGTGTATCGCTCCCTTAGGAAATACCACCTCAAACCTGtttctccagaggaggaaagtTTTCCCATCGCCTATTCTTTGGTTGTTCACAAAGATGCGATAATGGTTGAAAGGCTCATACATTCACTGTACAGCCCTCAAAATATCTACTGCATCCACTATGACCAAAAAGCAGCCAAAAATTTCAAGTCTGCCATGAACAATCTGGCTGAATGTTTCCCCAATGTTTTCATTGCATCGAAACTGGAGACAGTGGACTATGCCCATATTTCACGGCTGCAAGCAGATTTAAATTGTTTGTCTGATTTGGTGAACTCTTCTGTTCCTTGGAAGTATGTTATCAACTTGTGTGGCCAAGATTTCCCTCTGAGGTCGAATTTTGAGCTGGTTGCTGAACTGAGGAAACTTCGTGGAGGAAACATGTTGGAAACTGtaaagccaagcagcagcaaaagggaaCGATTTACTTATCACCATGAACTGAGGGAAGTGCCTTACGAATACATGCGGATGCCTGTAAAAACCAGCCTTCCCAAGTACCCACCACCTCATAATATACAGGTATTTGTAGGCAGTGCCTATTTTGTTTTAAGCCGAGCATTTGTTCAATATACCCTTGAAAGTACTCTTGCAATGGATTTTCTTGAGTGGTCAAGGGATACGTATTCTCCAGATGAACATTTCTGGGCCACTCTTGTACGTGTTCCTGGGGTCCCTGGGGAAGTCCCAAGGTCAGCCCAGAACATAACAGACCTACAAAGCAAAACTCGTCTGGTGAAATGGAATTATCTTGAAGGTCATTTGTATCCTCCTTGCACTGGCACACACCTTCGCAGTGTCTGCATCTATGGGGCTGCAGAATTAAGGTGGCTTCTCAATTATGGGCACTGGTTTGCCAACAAGTTTGACTCCAAAGTAGATCCTGTCCTGGTAAAATGCTTGGCAGAAAAACTTGCAGAACGACAGAAAGA GTATAAAACAAACATTTCTGTATCTGCTACCT AGGAGACTGAAGTGCCCAGCTCACAGACAGAACCAAGGGATCAGCATAACACCAAATGA